The following DNA comes from Chryseobacterium gallinarum.
TAACTTTAATTTTCCAGTCATTTCGGCCTTAGATTGCTCTCTAGCCTATTATTCGAGCCTGTTTCATGTAAATGTGGAAAACTTTTACAGCTAAAAGTCAGTCAATTAGTATTTACCTCTTTTAAAATCAGTTCTTTTTTTCGAACTTTGTATTTAGATTCTGATCGGAAACACAAACTTACAATGTGAATAACTTTTATCCACAACCAACACAAAAACAATAAGTTATATGTTTTCTGAACGTTATCCACAGAGGTCTGAGTTATTTAATTATAAAGATATTTTAATATGGGAATTTTTGATAAAAGAGTAAGCTATAAGCCATTTGAATACCCGGAGGTTCTTCAATTTGTGGAAGCCATCAACAAATCGTTCTGGGTACATTCAGAAGTGGATTTTACTGCAGATGTTCAGGATTTTCATTCGCAGTTGGAACCACATGAAAAACATGCTGTGAAAAATGCGCTTTTAGCCATTGCACAGATCGAGGTGTCTGTAAAGACATTCTGGGGAAATTTATACAACCACCTTCCAAAACCGGAATTCAATGGATTAGGGTCTACTTTTGCAGAATGTGAATTCCGTCATTCTGAAGCTTATTCCCGTTTATTAGAAGTACTGGGATATAATGATGAATTCCTTAACGTTATAGAAATTCCTGCCGTTAAAGGAAGAATCGAGTTTTTAGGGAACGCCCTGAAACATGCGAATTCTGCCACTCCCAAAGAGTACGTTTCAGCATTGTTGTTATTCAGTATCCTGGTAGAAAACGTTTCTCTTTTCTCTCAGTTTGCCATCATCCTTTCTTTCACAAGATTTAAAGGATTCATGAAAAATGTTTCCAACATTATTGCATGGACCTCTGTAGATGAACAGATCCATGCCAATGCAGGAATCTACCTCATCAACAAAATCCGCGAGGAACAACCTGATTTATTAACAGACAGCGATATTGAAGATATCTACACCCTTGTTGACGAATCCATCGCAAGAGAAGGAGATATCCTTAGCTGGATCTTTGAATTGGGTGAAATCGACAATGTTTCTAAAGAAGACCTGTTAAATTTCATGAAATATCGTGTAGATGACAGCCTGAAGAAAATCAACATGAAAACAAGATACAACATTACTCCTGAGCAATACAGACCAATGGTATGGTTCGAGGAAGAAGTTTTTGCCAATTCATTAGATGATTTCTTCGCTAAAAGACCTGTGGACTATACAAAACACGATAAAAGTATTACAGCGAACGATTTGTTTTAAAAAAGCGCGAGCGAAGCGAGCGTCAAAACAGATGGTATTAGGGATAGTTCCATTTCCCGTACAATGAATTTAATGCACAAATAAAAAAGATGATTAATGTAATCGTAAGCTACACCGTGAAACCTGAATTTGTTTCTGAAAACAAAGCGAATATTCAAAAGTTTTTGAACGATTTTAAAAACCTGGATCAATCCGCATTTGAATATAAGGTTTTTGTAAAAGAAGACGGCGTTACATTTGTACATTACTCAAACTACATCAATGAAGAAGCTCAGCATGAGGTTTTGAATATACCCTCTTTTAAAGAGTTTCAGAAACTAAGAGATGAAAGCGGGCTGAACGGTTCCCATAAAGTAGAAATTTTACAACCAATACTATAAAAAAACAAAATACCGGAGTGGGGTTATTATCTCTCCGGTATTCGAAAATATAACATCTATGGAAGAGCAAAATTCAAATATATGGTGGCTCAATGAAGAGTCTGAGCAGATGCTGAACAGAGGATATCTGTTGAAAGGAGAAACGGTAGACGGAGCAATCGACAGAATCACCACTGCTGCTGCAAAAAGGTTATACAAACCTGAGCTTCAGCCGGCATTCAAAGAAATGATTACAAAAGGATGGATCAGCTTCTCATCCCCTGTATGGGCTAATATGGGAACTCAGAGAGGTCTTCCCATCTCATGCTTCAATGTTCATATTCCGGACAGTATTGAAGGGATTACCCACAAAATGGGTGAAGTGATCATGCAGACAAAAATCGGTGGAGGTACTTCAGGATATTTTGGAGAACTGAGAAACAGAGGTACTGCAGTAACAGACAATGGAAAATCTTCAGGAGCGGTTTCATTCATGAAGTTATTTGATACAGCAATGGATGTCGTTTCCCAGGGAGGTGTGAGAAGAGGAGCTTTTGCTGCTTATCTGGACATTGACCACGGAGATATTGAAGAATTTTTATCCATTAAAGATATCGGTAGCCCTATTCAGAACCTGTTTACCGGAGTATGTGTGCCGGACTATTGGATGCAGGATATGATTGACGGTGATATGGATAAGCGTAAAATATGGGCTAGGGTTCTTGAAAGCCGCCAGCAAAAAGGACTTCCTTATATTTTCTTTACAGATAACGTTAACAGAAATAAGCCACAGGTATATAAAGATTTGGGAATGACGGTAAACGCAAGTAACCTTTGTTCTGAAATCATGCTTCCGTCCACTATGGAGGAGTCTTTCATCTGCTGCTTATCCTCAATGAACCTTGAACTGTATGATGAATGGAAAGATACAGATGCCGTAAAACTGGCTGTTTACTTCCTGGATGCTGTTTTATCAGAATTTATCGATAAGACTGAAGGAAACTACTATCTGCAGGGAGCAAGAAACTTTGCTATGCGTCACAGAGCTCTTGGATTAGGAGTTTTAGGGTACCATTCTTACCTGCAAAAGAATATGATTCCGTTTGAAAGCTTTGAAGCGACTCAGTTTAATGCGAGAGCATTCAGACACATTAAAGAACAGGCTGAACAAGCTTCCCGTGAACTTGCCAATATCTATGGAGAACCGGAAGTACTGAAAGGGTACGGATTAAGAAATACCACAACAATGGCTATTGCTCCTACAACTTCCAGTTCAGCTATTTTGGGACAAACTTCCCCGGGGATCGAACCTTTCTCTTCCAACTACTATAAAGCAGGTCTGGCTAAAGGAAACTTTATGCGTAAGAATAAATACCTGGCAAAATTATTAGAAGAAAAAGGGCTGGATAATGAGGAAACATGGAGAACCATCATGCTGAACCATGGATCTGTACAGCACCTGAATGAGCTTACTCCGGAAGAAAAAGCTGTTTTCAAAACCTTTAAAGAGATCTCTCCGATGGAAATCATTTCCCAGGCGGCACAGAGACAGCAATATATTGACCAGGCACAATCATTGAATCTTCAGATTCCTTCCACAATGCCTGTAAAAGATGTAAACTATCTTTATATAGAAGCCTGGAAAAAAGGAGTAAAAACTTTGTACTATCAAAGAAGCTCTTCAGTATCTAAAGAAATGATGGTGAATTTTGTATCATGTTCAAGCTGCGAAGCTTAAACTTCAAATAATAAATAAACATATCGACAAAAGCATGCCTGGCTGGCATGCTTTTGTTATTTCCATATTCTATTATTCCATAATTATGTCTAATCACAGTTTTTGAGAGTTTTCCAAATATTATCATCAAATGTCTACTGTATAAATTCTCCTAAGAAAAAGGTGATATCTTTCAATGAAAAAAAGGCCCGGAAAGAAAATCCGGACCTTTGAAAAGAATAGTATAAAGTAAAAAACAGTAATTAGAAATTATATCTCACTCCAAGCTGTGCCTGAAATCTTGATGCAAACTGATCAATCGTATAGGGAAGTCCCGGTGTTCTGAAATTATAGGTAGGATCACCGGCCGAAGGCTGTCCGGCAGCAATATTCCCTGTTTTGGTAAGCCCTACGCTCGCTGTAGAATTGAAGGTATTAGGAACAAAATACACTTTTCCCCAATCCTTATTCAGAAGATTGGTAAAATTGATGATGCTTAAAGAAATCTGTAATGTATTCTTCGACTTCTCACTCAGTCTGATTTCGTCCATAATCCTGATATCAGCCTGAATATTCCAAGGGGTAAAATCTCCGTTTCTTTCTGTAAAAGTTCCTCTTCTTGATCTCAGGTAGTTATTGCTATTTACAAAATTTTCATAATCTGCTACCTGTTGTTGAGCTGTTACCAGCACATTCCCTGCGGCATCTTTTATTGGAACGATATATTTTGCAGCTTCAGCGGCATCTTTAAAGATATAAGCAAGTCCTGCTGCCTGTCCCGTATTGGCAATCGTACTGTTTACAAATCCCCAAGTGAATGGGTTACCTGACTGGGCATTGAAATATACATTGGTATACAGCCTGTTGGATTTAGAAATAGTAAAGGCATACCCAAGGTTTGCCACCACTCTGTTTTTGATTGCAAAGTTAGAGGTGGTCAGCTTAGGATCGTTAGGGGTCAGAGACTGGTTCATCTGCCAGTTACTTTCCATAGAATTCCGGATACCATTCGTAATATCTTTGGCATCACCATAGGTGTATGCTACAAAGAAATTGAATCCGAAATTATAAGATTTTGAAAGCTGTGCCGTCAAATTGTAACGGTATCCTTCTTTAGTATTGGATAAAAGATAAGCATTAGAAAAATTGCTGTTGATATTGGTGGTATAGACCGGCATTTCGTGATTGACATCATAGCTGTAATACGTCACATTATCCGTTTTATTCACCTGCTGGAATTTCAGATCATACAGTACCTTGGTATAAATCCCTTCTAATGTAAGTTTATATCCTGCCAGAGTATAGTCGTACGCTAGAGAGCTCCTCCATACCCGAGGCATTTTAAAGTTGTTATCAATAAGGTCTACCTGTACTTTTGAAGAATTCTGCCATTTCGGGAAATTAGCTCCTACCAACGGATCTCCGTTGGCCGCCAGCTGTGCTGCTGTAGGCGCATTATAATCATAGCTTCCAAAACCTACCCCGTCATTATAATAAGCATATCCTAACCAGGCAAACGGAATCCGGCCGACAAAAATACCTGAACCTCCTCTTAATACCATAGATCTGTTCTCCGTAAGGTCAATTGTGAATCCGAGTCTTGGTGATAAGGTCGGTTTATTCAGATAAGTATTGGTAAGCTGACTTAACGGAGTATAGCTATAGGTTTTCCCATAATTAGGATCCTGTGGAGAATTGTTTACCAATGGGCTTAATTGTGGCTTATCCGGTAAATCCGTATAATCAACTCTCACACCCGGTGATAATCTTAGCCTGCCCCAGTTAATTTCATCCTGCAGATACAAGGAAAGGAGATTGACCTTATATTGGGCGTACGGGTTGTCAAAAAGGGTTCCCCGGCTGTCCCCGTTGAACGGATAGGTTCCTCTTATCCTTGCCGGATTAGAATTATAGAAATCCGAAAGGCTTTTGTAAGAAATTCTCCCATTTAAAGCATTTACAAAACCGTAATTGATAGCATATAACTCATTATGGGTTCCCAGCAAAAAGGTATGATGTCCTGTTTTGTAGGTAAGATTATTGGTAATTTCAAACGTTTTCTGTTTCATATTGAAGACTGTAGCCTCCCTGTCATTTCCTAACAAAATGGTTCCTCCATTGTAAGCAATTTCCACCTGTGGAAACATAGGATTACTGGAGGTAGGGTCCCTGTAATCATGAATCGAAGAGTAACCCAGCACCAAATTATTGCTCCATTTATCATTAAAACGGCTTTTCAGCTCAAGAGTCGTTGTAGAGGCAGTATTTTTCTGCACGAAATCCATACTTGAGAATCTGAAGTTGGCACCATCTCTCTCAAGATTGGAAGCCTGTGAAAATACCGTATTGTTTTTAATCGATAAGGTGTGTTTATCATTAATCTTCCAGTCCAGCTTGTTGAAGAGTTTAGAACTTTCCGAGAAATTATTATACTGATTGAAGGTTCCTGCATTAAATCCATATTTACTCCGTACAAAATCTGAAATCTGCTGTGCCACGGTTTCATTAACCAGCGCGTTAGGATCATTGGCATTATAGAATACCGGATCTGTTCTTTTTGTGTATTCCAGATTGGTAAATAAAAATACTTTATCTCTTACCACCGGCAAGCCTACCCTTCCCCCGTAAATAAAATCAGAAAAATCTTTAGGCATTTTAGAATTATCCCCAACCCGGTTACTCCCCGTAATTGATGCATTTCTTCCATACACATATAATGACCCGGTTACATCGTTACTTCCGCTTCGTGTAACTGCATTGATGCTTCCGCCCAGAAAATTTCCAAGTTTCACATCATAAGGAGCAATATACACCTGTACATCCTGAATCGCATCCAGGCTTATAGAATTGGAGCGGGTACTGCTTCCCGGCATTCCTGAAGTTCCGGTCTGCCCTCCCAAAGATGGGCTAAATCCAATTGCGTCATTATTAATAGAGCCGTCTATTGTCACATTATTATAACGGAAATTAGTTCCGTTAAAAGAATTATTGGCACTTTGCGGAACCAGCTTGGTTACATCCTGGATCCCTCTGTTGATATTGGGTAATCCTGAAATCTGTGCCTGATTGATCCCTACTCCATATTTTACAGCTGTTTTTTTAGAAGTAATCTTTACCTCATCAATTGTTTTTTCCTTACTGTCAATTTCTACCACAGGTAAGTCATTATTGCCCAATGAGAGCTGAAGATTGGTATTTTCATAAATAACCTTTGAGCCATCCAGAATTTCAATGGTATAAGGGCCTCCCGGCTGTAGATTATCCAGACTAAACTGTCCTTTGCTATTACTTCTGGTTTCAAAAGTACTGTTGGTAGGAACGTGTACTACTTTTACCACAACTTCGGAAGAAACACCTTTTAATCTTCCAAAGATTTTTGAACTGGTTTCCTGTGAAAATGCAAATCCAAAAGATAATAATGCAAAAGCACAGATCAATTTTTTCTTCATATTTTTTATTGCTACGAAATCTGGTGTAAAATTAGATTTCACATCAAAGAAGTGTGGTAACATAAAATTAATATTACGTAACACAATGGTTAACATTTTCTTAAAAAAAACTTAATCGCAAAATAATACCTGCTTACATAATCACACCAGCTAAAATGACAATAAAAAAAACAATATCAGCATTTTAGTCTTTGAAACAAAAAAAGAATTAAATTAGCACTATCTTATTGTTATACAGTTCCCAAGAATATAAATTAAGATAATTTAAAAATACAAGCCATGAAAAAAATTTTACTTACCCTGTCTGTAGGCTTATCTTCATTAGCTTACTCCCAGACCCTTCATTTTACCGATTCAAAGTTTAAGACTTTACTATTAAGCTCTGCCCCCGGTAATCAGATTGCCAAAGACATCAACGGAAATCCTATTGCCATAGATACCAATGGAGACGGTGAAATTCAATATTCTGAAGCCCTCCAGGTAAATATCCTGAATATAGATGCCGGTGGAAATCCCCCACCCGGTACTCTTCCCGGGCACATTACTGATGCCCTCCTGTTTACCAACCTTGAAGAGCTCTATGTACGGGATACCCAATCTGCTGTTATAAGCTTTACCAATAATCCAAAGATCAAAAAAGTCCTGTATACAGGAAGTGGTGGATATATTGATCATACAGGAACCTGGCAGGCCGTCCCTGTTGACTTTTCATTTGATAGCTGTGCGGCAGTACAGGACATTAATCAGTTTCTTCCTGCTATTAACCCTTATCTCACCAATGAAACCATATTGAAGTTTAAAAATTGTCCGCAACTTACAGGAGACATCGTCCTGGACTCCAAAGCGGTCAAAGAACTTTATATTGAAAATGCAACCATTACTTCTATCCGTTTTAATTCATGTTATCGGCTTGAAAAATTGTATCTTCCTAATCTAGGTTCACTGACTTCTATTCTAATCAGTGGTTCAGCCGGCAATCAAACCTATAGTCAGAACGGAATCCAACTCATAGCCAATAACTGTAGCAATCTGGAAGAAATTATAGCAGACACTGATCATTACTACAGCCAGGGTGCTTATTTTACGGCAATCAATATCAATGGGTGCAGCAACCTGAAAAAATTAAAAGGAATCAACGCCACCACCATCGATTTTTCGAATGCAGGACTAACCCGTCTGGAAGAGCTTGATTGTTCTTTTTATAACAGAAATGGTTATACAACTACATCCGGGGTGTATTTTGGAAATGTTACTTCATTAAACCTCGCAGGACTTCCACAACTTAAAATAGTAAGAGCGTTTAATCAACCCATCACCAATACGGTCAATTTCAGTACAGCCACAGCACTGGAGCATATAGACATTACCAATTCCTGCGGATATATGAATACGGTGAACATCAGTA
Coding sequences within:
- a CDS encoding TonB-dependent receptor — translated: MKKKLICAFALLSFGFAFSQETSSKIFGRLKGVSSEVVVKVVHVPTNSTFETRSNSKGQFSLDNLQPGGPYTIEILDGSKVIYENTNLQLSLGNNDLPVVEIDSKEKTIDEVKITSKKTAVKYGVGINQAQISGLPNINRGIQDVTKLVPQSANNSFNGTNFRYNNVTIDGSINNDAIGFSPSLGGQTGTSGMPGSSTRSNSISLDAIQDVQVYIAPYDVKLGNFLGGSINAVTRSGSNDVTGSLYVYGRNASITGSNRVGDNSKMPKDFSDFIYGGRVGLPVVRDKVFLFTNLEYTKRTDPVFYNANDPNALVNETVAQQISDFVRSKYGFNAGTFNQYNNFSESSKLFNKLDWKINDKHTLSIKNNTVFSQASNLERDGANFRFSSMDFVQKNTASTTTLELKSRFNDKWSNNLVLGYSSIHDYRDPTSSNPMFPQVEIAYNGGTILLGNDREATVFNMKQKTFEITNNLTYKTGHHTFLLGTHNELYAINYGFVNALNGRISYKSLSDFYNSNPARIRGTYPFNGDSRGTLFDNPYAQYKVNLLSLYLQDEINWGRLRLSPGVRVDYTDLPDKPQLSPLVNNSPQDPNYGKTYSYTPLSQLTNTYLNKPTLSPRLGFTIDLTENRSMVLRGGSGIFVGRIPFAWLGYAYYNDGVGFGSYDYNAPTAAQLAANGDPLVGANFPKWQNSSKVQVDLIDNNFKMPRVWRSSLAYDYTLAGYKLTLEGIYTKVLYDLKFQQVNKTDNVTYYSYDVNHEMPVYTTNINSNFSNAYLLSNTKEGYRYNLTAQLSKSYNFGFNFFVAYTYGDAKDITNGIRNSMESNWQMNQSLTPNDPKLTTSNFAIKNRVVANLGYAFTISKSNRLYTNVYFNAQSGNPFTWGFVNSTIANTGQAAGLAYIFKDAAEAAKYIVPIKDAAGNVLVTAQQQVADYENFVNSNNYLRSRRGTFTERNGDFTPWNIQADIRIMDEIRLSEKSKNTLQISLSIINFTNLLNKDWGKVYFVPNTFNSTASVGLTKTGNIAAGQPSAGDPTYNFRTPGLPYTIDQFASRFQAQLGVRYNF
- a CDS encoding T9SS type A sorting domain-containing protein, with amino-acid sequence MKKILLTLSVGLSSLAYSQTLHFTDSKFKTLLLSSAPGNQIAKDINGNPIAIDTNGDGEIQYSEALQVNILNIDAGGNPPPGTLPGHITDALLFTNLEELYVRDTQSAVISFTNNPKIKKVLYTGSGGYIDHTGTWQAVPVDFSFDSCAAVQDINQFLPAINPYLTNETILKFKNCPQLTGDIVLDSKAVKELYIENATITSIRFNSCYRLEKLYLPNLGSLTSILISGSAGNQTYSQNGIQLIANNCSNLEEIIADTDHYYSQGAYFTAININGCSNLKKLKGINATTIDFSNAGLTRLEELDCSFYNRNGYTTTSGVYFGNVTSLNLAGLPQLKIVRAFNQPITNTVNFSTATALEHIDITNSCGYMNTVNISNLPNLHTLKADRSETPGTPGNDNLQKIITENCIALTNFEFKNNSGLKELDLQNCQGLQSLTIGNYYVNGGSFPELNKINIQQCSGLKEVIIQMTGITSLDVSECTALKSLDLLWNNLLTTVNMPANTNLENLNVSGHPLLAHADTSNNTHLKNVNFSHCPLITQLDFSNSPDIAALSLSNMPGLTNVNIRNGSIAELYDFSGYNFNLSMCVDDAEFNDLQSMYPDISFTTNCGNAKREKNPETALKAGIKVFPNPVKNVLQIQSDERIENIKIFDSQGKLIFNQDFDRNIVTIDFSVYSNALYIMKIKTEKTHLIKKIIKE
- a CDS encoding ribonucleoside-diphosphate reductase subunit alpha, yielding MEEQNSNIWWLNEESEQMLNRGYLLKGETVDGAIDRITTAAAKRLYKPELQPAFKEMITKGWISFSSPVWANMGTQRGLPISCFNVHIPDSIEGITHKMGEVIMQTKIGGGTSGYFGELRNRGTAVTDNGKSSGAVSFMKLFDTAMDVVSQGGVRRGAFAAYLDIDHGDIEEFLSIKDIGSPIQNLFTGVCVPDYWMQDMIDGDMDKRKIWARVLESRQQKGLPYIFFTDNVNRNKPQVYKDLGMTVNASNLCSEIMLPSTMEESFICCLSSMNLELYDEWKDTDAVKLAVYFLDAVLSEFIDKTEGNYYLQGARNFAMRHRALGLGVLGYHSYLQKNMIPFESFEATQFNARAFRHIKEQAEQASRELANIYGEPEVLKGYGLRNTTTMAIAPTTSSSAILGQTSPGIEPFSSNYYKAGLAKGNFMRKNKYLAKLLEEKGLDNEETWRTIMLNHGSVQHLNELTPEEKAVFKTFKEISPMEIISQAAQRQQYIDQAQSLNLQIPSTMPVKDVNYLYIEAWKKGVKTLYYQRSSSVSKEMMVNFVSCSSCEA
- a CDS encoding ribonucleotide-diphosphate reductase subunit beta; the protein is MGIFDKRVSYKPFEYPEVLQFVEAINKSFWVHSEVDFTADVQDFHSQLEPHEKHAVKNALLAIAQIEVSVKTFWGNLYNHLPKPEFNGLGSTFAECEFRHSEAYSRLLEVLGYNDEFLNVIEIPAVKGRIEFLGNALKHANSATPKEYVSALLLFSILVENVSLFSQFAIILSFTRFKGFMKNVSNIIAWTSVDEQIHANAGIYLINKIREEQPDLLTDSDIEDIYTLVDESIAREGDILSWIFELGEIDNVSKEDLLNFMKYRVDDSLKKINMKTRYNITPEQYRPMVWFEEEVFANSLDDFFAKRPVDYTKHDKSITANDLF